One Helicoverpa armigera isolate CAAS_96S chromosome 1, ASM3070526v1, whole genome shotgun sequence genomic window carries:
- the LOC110374259 gene encoding uncharacterized protein LOC110374259 isoform X1: MIRLRLSAWAIKAMFFDQMVWIPMSSIHPVLVARSSLDWMPSRVNSLYSDVGAWSGKFRPVMDEIESDEALRFYQFLNYLDGSSFGTGPIDEFVEAMHRLSNYMKQQNSRETQARGMRELEAINGEKGNSIKTVLEVSTLIMRKKRKFFCTGEVKEPIVNNKIICKDRILLPIAGTSCRDAIMYWHPDLTEEHYCVGALEAKSAVHIMDIEGEMFCKGDDYSKREYLLACDFYEDQESPVADLLQYYPDPDPEISPKLF, encoded by the exons ATGATAAGGCTTCGGCTGTCTGCTTGGGCAATTAAGGCAATGTTCTTCGATCAAATGGTCTGGATACCGATGAGTAGCATT CATCCTGTTCTGGTAGCCCGTTCATCGCTGGATTGGATGCCAAGTAGAGTAAACTCGCTTTACTCCGATGTGGGAGCATGGAGCGGAAAATTT AGGCCTGTTATGGACGAAATAGAATCCGACGAAGCACTAAGATTCTATCAGTTTCTTAATTACTTGGATGGGTCGAGTTTCGGAACAG GACCTATTGATGAATTCGTCGAGGCGATGCATAGATTATCCAATTACATGAAACAACAGAATAGTAGAGAAACGCAAGCTCGGGGGATGCGAGAACTTGAAGCGATTAACGGAGAAAAAG GTAACAGTATTAAGACCGTTTTGGAGGTGAGTACATTAATAATGAGAAAGAAACGCAAGTTCTTCTGCACTGGAGAAGTAAAGGAACCGATtgttaacaacaaaataatttgcaag GACAGAATATTACTTCCCATCGCTGGTACATCCTGTAGAGATGCTATAATGTACTGGCATCCGGATTTAACTGAAGAACATTATTGCGTGGGAGCACTCGAAGCCAAGAGTGCCGTTCATATTATGGACATTGAAG GTGAAATGTTCTGCAAAGGAGATGATTATTCAAAGCGTGAATATCTCCTAGCTTGTGATTTTTACGAAGATCAAGAATCTCCTGTCGCGGACTTACTTCAGTACTATCCTGATCCCGATCCAGAGATTAGTCCGAAGTTGTTCTAA
- the LOC110374259 gene encoding uncharacterized protein LOC110374259 isoform X2 — MAGVWLLFSVAAIFIKTTSAKLASLHPVLVARSSLDWMPSRVNSLYSDVGAWSGKFRPVMDEIESDEALRFYQFLNYLDGSSFGTGPIDEFVEAMHRLSNYMKQQNSRETQARGMRELEAINGEKGNSIKTVLEVSTLIMRKKRKFFCTGEVKEPIVNNKIICKDRILLPIAGTSCRDAIMYWHPDLTEEHYCVGALEAKSAVHIMDIEGEMFCKGDDYSKREYLLACDFYEDQESPVADLLQYYPDPDPEISPKLF, encoded by the exons ATGGCAGGCGTCTGGTTGCTTTTTAGTGTCGCAgcgatttttataaaaaccacTAGCGCGAAGTTGGCGTCTTTg CATCCTGTTCTGGTAGCCCGTTCATCGCTGGATTGGATGCCAAGTAGAGTAAACTCGCTTTACTCCGATGTGGGAGCATGGAGCGGAAAATTT AGGCCTGTTATGGACGAAATAGAATCCGACGAAGCACTAAGATTCTATCAGTTTCTTAATTACTTGGATGGGTCGAGTTTCGGAACAG GACCTATTGATGAATTCGTCGAGGCGATGCATAGATTATCCAATTACATGAAACAACAGAATAGTAGAGAAACGCAAGCTCGGGGGATGCGAGAACTTGAAGCGATTAACGGAGAAAAAG GTAACAGTATTAAGACCGTTTTGGAGGTGAGTACATTAATAATGAGAAAGAAACGCAAGTTCTTCTGCACTGGAGAAGTAAAGGAACCGATtgttaacaacaaaataatttgcaag GACAGAATATTACTTCCCATCGCTGGTACATCCTGTAGAGATGCTATAATGTACTGGCATCCGGATTTAACTGAAGAACATTATTGCGTGGGAGCACTCGAAGCCAAGAGTGCCGTTCATATTATGGACATTGAAG GTGAAATGTTCTGCAAAGGAGATGATTATTCAAAGCGTGAATATCTCCTAGCTTGTGATTTTTACGAAGATCAAGAATCTCCTGTCGCGGACTTACTTCAGTACTATCCTGATCCCGATCCAGAGATTAGTCCGAAGTTGTTCTAA
- the LOC110374259 gene encoding uncharacterized protein LOC110374259 isoform X3 produces MPSRVNSLYSDVGAWSGKFRPVMDEIESDEALRFYQFLNYLDGSSFGTGPIDEFVEAMHRLSNYMKQQNSRETQARGMRELEAINGEKGNSIKTVLEVSTLIMRKKRKFFCTGEVKEPIVNNKIICKDRILLPIAGTSCRDAIMYWHPDLTEEHYCVGALEAKSAVHIMDIEGEMFCKGDDYSKREYLLACDFYEDQESPVADLLQYYPDPDPEISPKLF; encoded by the exons ATGCCAAGTAGAGTAAACTCGCTTTACTCCGATGTGGGAGCATGGAGCGGAAAATTT AGGCCTGTTATGGACGAAATAGAATCCGACGAAGCACTAAGATTCTATCAGTTTCTTAATTACTTGGATGGGTCGAGTTTCGGAACAG GACCTATTGATGAATTCGTCGAGGCGATGCATAGATTATCCAATTACATGAAACAACAGAATAGTAGAGAAACGCAAGCTCGGGGGATGCGAGAACTTGAAGCGATTAACGGAGAAAAAG GTAACAGTATTAAGACCGTTTTGGAGGTGAGTACATTAATAATGAGAAAGAAACGCAAGTTCTTCTGCACTGGAGAAGTAAAGGAACCGATtgttaacaacaaaataatttgcaag GACAGAATATTACTTCCCATCGCTGGTACATCCTGTAGAGATGCTATAATGTACTGGCATCCGGATTTAACTGAAGAACATTATTGCGTGGGAGCACTCGAAGCCAAGAGTGCCGTTCATATTATGGACATTGAAG GTGAAATGTTCTGCAAAGGAGATGATTATTCAAAGCGTGAATATCTCCTAGCTTGTGATTTTTACGAAGATCAAGAATCTCCTGTCGCGGACTTACTTCAGTACTATCCTGATCCCGATCCAGAGATTAGTCCGAAGTTGTTCTAA
- the LOC110374260 gene encoding LITAF domain-containing protein gives MEKGWNPPPYGWGNAHTTQPPPAAPPSYSQAVGGVGPSSPYTPQYPPSSGPSIVTTVVPVGPHPTHMICPSCHAEIDTATQTKPGLIAYISGAIIFLLGCFLGCCLIPCCIDSCMDVHHKCPNCAAYLGRYRR, from the exons ATGGAGAAAGGCTGGAATCCGCCTCCATATGGGTGGGGTAACGCGCACACGACTCAGCCGCCACCGGCCGCGCCTCCCAGCTACTCTCAAGCGGTTGGGGGTGTTGGACCTTCCAGCCCTTACACACCACAGTACCCACCAT CATCTGGACCTTCCATAGTGACGACGGTAGTGCCAGTGGGTCCCCACCCGACTCATATGATCTGCCCCAGCTGCCATGCTGAAATTGACACGGCTACTCAAACAAAACCTGGACTGATTGCTTACATTTCTGGAGCCATCATATTCCTTTTAGG ATGTTTTCTGGGATGTTGTCTCATCCCCTGCTGCATCGACAGTTGCATGGATGTACATCACAAATGCCCCAACTGCGCAGCCTATCTAGGCCGGTACAGACGATAA